In one window of Drosophila ananassae strain 14024-0371.13 chromosome XR, ASM1763931v2, whole genome shotgun sequence DNA:
- the LOC123257688 gene encoding uncharacterized protein LOC123257688, whose protein sequence is MAFGQLMVTSGSTYSLLRRLNFLNDRSLRFDRQDSFEIVRKQACEKMYRKHEENKKRYDLRTRNVTYTEGQEVYRRNFKQSCFQTEYNAKFVPMFVKSRIRRKIGNLYYELEDLQGKIEGTYHAKDIRQ, encoded by the coding sequence ATGGCTTTTGGACAGCTTATGGTTACCTCTGGTTCTACCTATTCTCTGCTCCGacgtttaaattttttgaacgATCGTTCGCTACGATTTGACAGGCAGGATTCTTTCGAAATAGTTCGCAAACAAGCATGCGAGAAAATGTACAGAAAGCACGAGGAAAACAAGAAGCGCTATGATCTCCGTACTCGTAATGTCACGTATACTGAAGGTCAAGAGGTATATCGACGTAACTTTAAGCAAAGCTGCTTTCAAACTGAATATAACGCCAAATTCGTTCCAATGTTTGTAAAGTCTCGGATTCGAAGAAAGATCGGTAACCTCTACTATGAACTGGAAGACCTTCAAGGAAAAATTGAAGGTACATATCACGCTAAAGATATTCGGCAATAG